Within Papaver somniferum cultivar HN1 unplaced genomic scaffold, ASM357369v1 unplaced-scaffold_6443, whole genome shotgun sequence, the genomic segment TGTTACATCTTCTGTTATCTGCAGACCTGATTATAATGAGAAACATTCGCATATCGCAGGTACTTCTGGTGAATTATTGATACCACATGTATAAAACTAATCCTCTACCAATTAAGACTTGAGAGTCCAGTCAGTAATGTACGGCAATCAACTTGAGGCTTGTAATACACCTAGATGTAATATAGCTATTGACTGAAAACTATTTATCATTAATGAAGAGGTAATTTCTGGTGTAACTTGACAGCATAGAGGAAGCTAAACTTACAAAAAGAGTATTCAGTCGAACACAGAGTTTTGGTGTTGTTAGGTCGTTAATTTGACTGCTCCGTCTCTCATCAGGCAGCCTTGGGTCAACACTTTCTTTTTTCACAAATGCCTTAATTCCACTTTCTTTTTTGTATCGTGTGAGAATAGGCACAGGTGGTATGAGATCTTCTTTGCTAACTGCAACAGCCCAGATAAATTTGTCAATCCCGAATCAGAAGATTATAGAAATCAACAcagaaaattaaaacttagtaaTGCTTGTAATAGAAGTGATGCAAATTTAGAGTAGGAGTTTTCTGTGGAGGTTTGACATCTAAGGAAACCTACAGAATTTGCCAGGGAAGCAATGTGACACGTCCCATCAGCTCAAAACTGAGAATGGTGCAGAAACACTTATTATCACTGATGAGTAAAGACAATCAGTAGCAAAGGCTAATAGCAAGTACTACATGTTACATACTAGTAGAGTTACACATGCAATACAATTTGTAAAAATGTGGTTCTAGGACCTTCGCATCATTACACATGAGGTCCACCGTATCTCTTCATGACCTATATACACCCAAGATCTACCAAAAGCTGTGGGCACATCATCAATATAGTAGTTTTCAGCTAATAGAAAACAGACTATTAGTAACTTAACAATTAATAAATGAAGAGAGGTCATACTCAGTGCTTACCTAGCTTGTCGACAACATGATTTGTATAAACTTGAAAGGCATTATCAATTCCATTCAATAGGCTATTCAGTTCCCCAGATCTCATTGGAACTTTGAGAGCAAAAAATTGATCAACTGTCTGCAATTGAATATAACATATGGCGTTAATGCATCCATCATTTTGTCCTGTTCCACACATAAGTTTTTAATCGgttcaatcaataaaaaaagtAACACATGAAAGgggaaaaaaatgatgaaacataaaaacatcccAATGGATAAAGATCATCGGGATTAATATTACAATTTCAACCTCCCCCATCCCACTTCACTTGTCCTGTATTCCAATTACAGATGTTCTAAAATAATAACTGTCCAATTCCCCAACAAAATGTGCATTCAATTAGTACGTTAAATAAGTTTTCAGAATGACCCTTCATTTTGTATGATTAAAATGTATTCTTTATGGTGGGACCAAATTAAACAAAGACGATTTAGAAAGTGGGTTCTCCTAAAGGCTAAGTGTGGATTATATTCTAAGAAATCATTTCAGAAGATTACTTATGCTGTTGTTACTGTTAATgtgaatgatgatgaagaagaaagatcTACGCAGTCGGGTCAGTGTGAACCT encodes:
- the LOC113343615 gene encoding protein unc-13 homolog, whose product is MRSGELNSLLNGIDNAFQVYTNHVVDKLVSKEDLIPPVPILTRYKKESGIKAFVKKESVDPRLPDERRSSQINDLTTPKLCVRLNTLFYAISQLNNLEDSIQQRWTKKKPRENLNISMS